A genomic segment from Tachysurus fulvidraco isolate hzauxx_2018 chromosome 21, HZAU_PFXX_2.0, whole genome shotgun sequence encodes:
- the dlat gene encoding dihydrolipoyllysine-residue acetyltransferase component of pyruvate dehydrogenase complex, mitochondrial — translation MLRLALRLRPSVRLISRPVVPSGAAAGARCGPVLCLRSGSCTVRALSSSRHVYYSLLKCRTRDLQTHKVAFSQSKRVCSLPPHQKVELPALSPTMQLGTIARWEKKEGDKINEGDLIAEVETDKATVGFEMLEECYLAKILVPEGTRDVPIGAVICITVDSPDLIPAFKDFTLEKLAALTPSSSSSAAAATPPPAATTTAPSSPQAPGSSYPAHMKILLPALSPTMTVGTVQRWEKKVGEKLSEGDLLAEIETDKATIGFEVQEEGYLAKIMVPEGTRDVPLGTPLCIMVEKESDIPAFADYVETGVATSPPPPPAPVAAPVTPGAAPAAPPAPAAAARKGRVFASPLAKKLASEKGIDLTQVTGSGPDGRVTKKDIENFVPAKAAPPSGAPATTPARAPAAPAVAPIPTGTFTDIPISNIRKVIAQRLMQSKQTIPHYYLSVDINMDQVVDLRRELNMEVKSDNIKLSVNDFIIKASALACLKVPEANSSWMDTVIRQNHVVDVSVAVSTPNGLITPIVFNAHIKGLSAISKDINALATKAREGKLQPHEFQGGTFTVSNLGMYGIKNFSAIINPPQACILAVGGSEKRLLPADNEKGFDVASIMSVTLSCDHRVVDGAVGAQWLAEFRKFLEKPITMLL, via the exons ATGTTGCGTTTAGCGCTGAGACTGAGGCCGTCGGTCAGACTTATTAGCCGCCCGGTCGTCCCCTCAGGCGCAGCTGCTGGTGCCCGCTGTGGCCCGGTGCTGTGCCTCAGGAGCGGCTCGTGCACAGTCCGGGCTCTGAGCTCCAGCAGACAtgtttattatagtttattaaaGTGCAGAACGCGGgacttacaaacacacaaggTCGCTTTCAGTCAGAGCAAAAGAGTCTGCAGTCTACCGCCTCACCAGAAG GTTGAGCTCCCTGCTTTATCTCCCACTATGCAGTTGGGCACCATTGCTCGCTGGGAGAAGAAGGAGGGTGATAAAATTAACGAAGGAGACCTGATCGCTGAG GTGGAAACAGACAAGGCCACTGTAGGATTCGAGATGCTGGAGGAGTGCTATCTCGCCAAGATCCTGGTACCGGAGGGTACAAGAGACGTGCCCATCGGAGCAGTCATCTGTATAACCGTTGACAG CCCTGACCTCATCCCAGCCTTCAAGGACTTTACTCTGGAGAAACTAGCTGCCTTAActccatcatcctcatcatcagctGCAGCAGCAACTCCACCTCCAGCAGCTACCACCACAGCTCCCTCTTCTCCACAAGCCCCTGGCAGCTCGTACCCAGCACACATGAAG ATTCTTCTTCCAGCTCTTTCCCCCACAATGACGGTTGGCACGGTGCAACGCTGGGAGAAGAAAGTGGGAGAAAAATTGAGCGAAGGTGACTTGCTCGCTGAAATCGAGACTGATAAGGCTACAATTG GTTTTGAGGTACAGGAAGAGGGCTACTTGGCTAAGATCATGGTGCCTGAGGGAACCAGAGATGTTCCGCTAGGTACTCCTCTGTGCATCATGGTAGAAAAAGAGTCTGACATTCCAGCATTTGCTGACTATGTTGAGACCGGTGTAGCTACTAGCCCACCTCCACCCCCTGCACCG GTGGCAGCTCCAGTGACCCCTGGGGCAGCCCCAGCTGCTCCTCCTGCTCCAGCTGCTGCTGCTAGGAAGGGCAGAGTGTTTGCAAGCCCCCTGGCAAAGAAACTGGCTTCTGAGAAAGGAATTGACCTCACACAGGTCACTG GCTCCGGACCAGACGGAAGAGTAACCAAGAAAGACATTGAGAACTTTGTCCCAGCCAAGGCAGCACCT CCTTCAGGTGCCCCAGCTACCACGCCTGCTCGTGCTCCAGCAGCGCCAGCTGTGGCACCTATTCCCACCGGCACCTTCACGGACATCCCCATCAGCAACATCCGCAAA GTAATTGCTCAGAGACTTATGCAGTCGAAGCAGACTATTCCTCACTACTACTTGTCTGTGGATATCAACATGGACCAAGTTGTGGACCTCAGGAGAGAGCTTAACATG GAGGTGAAATCAGACAACATTAAACTGTCAGTGAATGACTTCATCATCAAAGCGTCAGCCCTGGCATGTTTAAAGGTACCAGAGGCCAACTCCTCCTGGATGGACACAGTTATCCGACA AAATCATGTGGTGGATGTCAGTGTTGCAGTCAGCACACCTAATGGTCTTATCACTCCTATTGTATTCAACGCTCATATTAAAGGCTTATCAGCTATCAGTAAAGATATAAATGCACTGGCTACTAAGGCACGTGAAGGCAAGCTACAGCCACATGAATTCCAG GGTGGCACCTTCACAGTCTCCAATCTGGGCATGTATGGTATCAAGAACTTCTCTGCCATCATCAATCCTCCTCAAGCCTGTATCCTGGCAGTGGGAGGTTCAGAAAAGAGGCTGCTGCCTGCAGACAATGAGAAAGG GTTTGACGTGGCCAGCATTATGTCTGTGACTCTGAGCTGTGATCACCGAGTGGTGGATGGTGCGGTCGGGGCACAATGGCTGGCCGAGTTTCGCAAGTTTCTAGAGAAACCCATCACTATGCTGCTTTAA